A region from the Panicum hallii strain FIL2 chromosome 1, PHallii_v3.1, whole genome shotgun sequence genome encodes:
- the LOC112872470 gene encoding MADS-box transcription factor 6, with amino-acid sequence MGRGRVELKRIENKINRQVTFSKRRNGLLKKAYELSVLCDAEVALIIFSSRGKLYEFGSAGITKTLERYQHCCYNAQDSNGALSETQSWYQEMSKLRAKFEALQRTQRHLLGEDLGPLSVKELQQLEKQLECALSQARQRKTQLMMEQVEELRRKERHLGEMNRQLKHKLEAEGCSNYRTLQHAAAWPAPGGTIVEHDGATYHVHPPAHSAAMDCEPTLQIGYPQHQFLPSEAANNIPRSAPGGENNFMLGWVL; translated from the exons ATGGGGAGGGGACGAGTTGAGCTGAAGCGGATCGAGAACAAGATCAACCGTCAGGTGACCTTCTCCAAGCGCCGCAACGGCCTGCTCAAGAAGGCCTACGAGCTCTCGGTGCTCTGCGACGCCGAGGTCGCGCTCATCATCTTCTCCAGCCGCGGCAAGCTCTACGAGTTCGGCAGCGCCGG AATAACTAAGACATTAGAAAGGTACCAACATTGCTGCTACAATGCTCAAGATTCCAATGGCGCCCTCTCTGAAACTCAG AGTTGGTACCAGGAAATGTCAAAACTGAGGGCAAAATTCGAGGCTTTGCAGCGCACTCAAAG GCACTTGCTTGGGGAGGACCTTGGCCCACTCAGCGTCAAGGAACTGCAACAGCTAGAGAAACAGCTTGAATGTGCTTTATCACAGGCGAGGCAGAGAAAG ACACAACTTATGATGGAGCAAGTGGAGGAGCTTCGCAGGAAG GAGCGTCACCTGGGAGAAATGAACAGGCAACTCAAGCACAAG CTCGAAGCTGAAGGATGCAGCAACTACAGAACCTTGCAGCATGCCGCCGCCTGGCCAGCTCCCGGCGGCACCATCGTGGAGCATGACGGCGCCACATATCATGTGCATCCGCCTGCTCACTCAGCTGCCATGGATTGTGAACCCACTCTGCAGATCGG GTATCCTCAGCATCAGTTTCTGCCTTCTGAGGCAGCCAATAATATTCCACGCAGCGCTCCCGGAGGCGAGAACAACTTCATGCTGGGATGGGTTCTTTGA